The genomic region TCCTCCCGGGTGTTGCCGGCCGCGCATCCGTTGGAATCCGTGTGGAAGCCGCCATAGAAGAAGTACAAGAGGCCCGTTGGAAGATGTTTGAAACGCTTGTCCCGTAACGACCAGACCGGCGACCACTCCGTCTTGGTCGAGGGATCGAGCGGCTCAGGCACCAGATGTGAATCGTCCGGCTGCGAGGTATGTCTGTTTTGAAACTGCGCGTCGCTGAAAAGCTGTACTTCGTTGGGAAGAAGAGCGTCGCCGGGAGCGAAATCGACAAAGCGGCGCTTCGTCCTGATCTCGTCGCCCTGGAAAATGCCCGAATAGCGCTCGATCGCCTCCATCAACGCGCTGGCCTCGCCCTGCTCGGCTGTGGAGCCCTTGCCGAAGCTGCCGCCGCTCAATCCGGATCTGAGCTGGTCGACGTTCCAGGCCGGCGCCGAGAAATTGTGGTAGGCGAAAAAATTCGTGTTCATCGGCAGATCGGCCTCGATCCGCTCGAGCCGCGAGACGACGCCGGTCAGCGGACTGACGTGCTTGCGGAACCGTGCTACGGTGGCTCGCGACGTCACGGCGCGGTAACCGCCGCTGGTCATGACGAGCTTTCCGCCCTCTGCGATCTCGATCGGCGCTGCCGCCCGGCGCGGACTCTGCAGCTTCCTGCTGCCGCAGGTAGGACACTGCGGGCGTCGCGCGACGTAATGCTTGGCAATGACGGCACCGGTCAGGTCGAAGCTTGCGATGTGATCGCGCAGATCGGTACGAAATCCCGAGGCAATCGCTTTTGCAATTTCAACAGCAGCGAAGTGGATGCCGATCTGTCCGACGGCGTCGCCGACCAGGGGCGATACGGCGACCACCTGCGCCGCTCTGCGATCGAGAAATCCCTTGATCTCCCGATTGCGTATCATGCGATCGAACAGGCAAGTCCAGCAGGCGCTCTCGCCCGGCTTGAACACGGGTCCCACCAGCGGAAACACGCCGGACGGCTGCGCCAGCAGCCAGGGCGTCCCATCGCCAAAGCGCTTTCCGTTCAATTCGACGAGCCGCCGGTCAAGATAGTCGTTCGCCAGTGTGATCGTGAGCTTGGGCGACCGCTTGGTGATCCGAACACCGAGCTTGCTCAAGGCCGCGGCAAGTTCGTTGGCGCCTTTGACATCGATGGCTTCGACCCGCACGGGGCAATCGCGGAGATTCT from Bradyrhizobium elkanii USDA 76 harbors:
- a CDS encoding TOMM precursor leader peptide-binding protein, with amino-acid sequence MTVNGKSRTARQSRKGILRFAPNFTAYVIPPDVVCLYSENRKFFLHGDLYCAVAAAIGKNGKAAREIVRQLSKNFPADKIEEAIRRLLERRYVVSGAPHAFASAVDGYWASLGLPPEVAEQNLRDCPVRVEAIDVKGANELAAALSKLGVRITKRSPKLTITLANDYLDRRLVELNGKRFGDGTPWLLAQPSGVFPLVGPVFKPGESACWTCLFDRMIRNREIKGFLDRRAAQVVAVSPLVGDAVGQIGIHFAAVEIAKAIASGFRTDLRDHIASFDLTGAVIAKHYVARRPQCPTCGSRKLQSPRRAAAPIEIAEGGKLVMTSGGYRAVTSRATVARFRKHVSPLTGVVSRLERIEADLPMNTNFFAYHNFSAPAWNVDQLRSGLSGGSFGKGSTAEQGEASALMEAIERYSGIFQGDEIRTKRRFVDFAPGDALLPNEVQLFSDAQFQNRHTSQPDDSHLVPEPLDPSTKTEWSPVWSLRDKRFKHLPTGLLYFFYGGFHTDSNGCAAGNTREEAIVQGFLELVERDAYAIWWYNRLQRAEVDLAQFEDPYVRDLQAQLADAGRRLWVLDITSDLGIPSYVAIIHWTQNGHENIEFGSGSHFDRRIALLRSLTELTQFMSIGMMGGGSGEKPTLDGVTPLRLDDYPFLIPSENPIVPSAPSLKVHDNARDQVNACIEIATGAGFDFLVLDQTRPDVQVPVVRVLVPGLRHFYRRFAPGRLYDVPMKLGLLNRPRLESELTPFLPHT